In a single window of the Micromonospora sp. WMMD1155 genome:
- a CDS encoding MaoC family dehydratase: protein MTTTITYERLGDFAGTDLGHTEYRTVTQDQVDLFADATDDHQWIHVDPERARTGPFGAPVAHGFLTLSLAVPFWTELLEVKGVTTKVNYGLDKVRFPAPVVVGARVRMRATVVEVVEVRGGYQIAVDQTIEIEGGTKPAVVARGLYRFYA, encoded by the coding sequence ATGACGACGACAATCACCTACGAGCGGCTGGGCGACTTCGCCGGCACCGATCTCGGGCACACCGAGTACCGCACGGTCACCCAGGACCAGGTGGACCTGTTCGCCGACGCCACGGACGACCACCAGTGGATCCACGTCGATCCCGAACGGGCCAGGACCGGCCCGTTCGGCGCCCCGGTCGCGCACGGCTTCCTCACCCTCTCCCTCGCCGTCCCGTTCTGGACGGAGCTGTTGGAGGTCAAGGGCGTGACCACGAAGGTCAACTACGGCCTCGACAAGGTGCGGTTCCCCGCCCCGGTCGTGGTCGGGGCGCGGGTGCGCATGCGGGCGACCGTCGTCGAGGTCGTCGAGGTGCGCGGCGGCTACCAGATCGCCGTCGACCAGACCATCGAGATCGAGGGTGGGACCAAACCGGCGGTCGTCGCACGCGGGCTCTACCGGTTCTACGCCTGA
- a CDS encoding SDR family NAD(P)-dependent oxidoreductase has protein sequence MSLDGKVAIVTGAGRGLGLAYALELARRGAAVVVNDVDADATADAVTAIQASGGRAVAVVAPVGPTETAKELVSTAVGQFGRLDILVTNAGVLRDTVLWKMSDDDFDTVINVHLRGTFTTVREAVQHMRQAGAGGRIICVGSPTGQRGTFGQTNYAAAKAGIVGMVRTWALELERAGITANTVVPVAATAMTATVPYFAAAVRAEANGEPMPAFFRHDLGFGTADDVAGLVAFLGSDAAASVTGQVIGVGGDRLQIWTHPEAALTAYREGGWTYDALVDAWPTTFAGAAQSVGERFPKLPEEFEPAAS, from the coding sequence ATGTCACTGGACGGCAAAGTCGCCATCGTCACCGGGGCCGGGCGCGGTCTGGGCCTCGCCTACGCGCTCGAGTTGGCGCGGCGCGGCGCGGCTGTCGTGGTCAACGACGTCGACGCCGACGCCACGGCCGACGCGGTGACGGCGATCCAGGCGTCCGGCGGCCGGGCCGTCGCGGTCGTCGCACCCGTCGGTCCGACCGAGACCGCGAAAGAACTCGTCAGCACCGCCGTCGGGCAGTTCGGGCGCCTGGACATCCTCGTCACCAACGCGGGCGTCCTGCGCGACACCGTGCTGTGGAAGATGAGTGACGACGACTTCGACACCGTCATCAACGTGCACCTGCGTGGCACCTTCACCACCGTGCGCGAGGCGGTGCAGCACATGCGGCAGGCCGGTGCGGGCGGGCGGATCATCTGCGTCGGGTCACCCACCGGGCAGCGGGGCACCTTCGGCCAGACCAACTACGCGGCGGCCAAGGCCGGCATCGTCGGCATGGTCCGCACCTGGGCGCTGGAACTCGAACGGGCCGGTATCACCGCCAATACCGTCGTCCCGGTCGCCGCGACCGCGATGACCGCCACCGTCCCCTACTTCGCGGCGGCGGTACGGGCCGAGGCGAACGGTGAGCCGATGCCCGCGTTCTTCCGACACGATCTGGGGTTCGGCACGGCGGACGACGTGGCCGGGCTCGTCGCGTTCCTCGGCTCCGACGCGGCGGCCTCGGTGACCGGGCAGGTGATCGGCGTCGGTGGGGACCGCCTGCAGATCTGGACGCACCCGGAGGCGGCGTTGACCGCGTACCGCGAGGGCGGCTGGACGTACGACGCGCTGGTGGACGCCTGGCCGACGACGTTCGCCGGCGCGGCGCAGAGCGTCGGCGAACGCTTCCCGAAACTCCCGGAGGAGTTCGAGCCCGCGGCGTCCTGA
- a CDS encoding ABC transporter substrate-binding protein → MKKVMALGLIAATAIALTGCTDSDASAPSEQTSGELRKVRVAALPITETAALWGGIKAGHFAERGLQVEVLPAQGGAQAIPALMNGDIDFAIGQPFGAFRADLRDLGVVIIGNYASSYADGDDINAVVASAKSGIKRPADLAGKRVAVNSLGAAGDVTIMAAVEKDGGDPKAIKFVEVAFPDAPAQLESGNIDAAWVPEPFVTQLKARGDTFVVAPYQAVVPGLTTLTTITTKERTEKDAELVEDFTAAMKKTLQWANDPANVAPVRQAIKDNLQLPPPVADSVRLPAFGWEVDRSSLQTLAELAQKYKVLDKQPNFDRLIQQK, encoded by the coding sequence ATGAAGAAGGTCATGGCTCTCGGGCTGATCGCCGCTACCGCGATCGCCCTCACCGGATGTACCGACTCCGACGCGTCCGCACCGTCCGAACAGACCTCGGGCGAGTTGCGCAAGGTCCGGGTCGCTGCGCTGCCCATCACCGAGACCGCCGCGCTCTGGGGCGGCATCAAGGCGGGGCACTTCGCCGAGCGCGGGCTCCAGGTCGAGGTGCTGCCCGCCCAGGGTGGCGCGCAGGCCATTCCCGCCCTGATGAACGGCGACATCGACTTCGCGATCGGCCAGCCCTTCGGCGCTTTCCGGGCCGACCTGCGCGACCTCGGCGTCGTCATCATCGGCAACTACGCCTCCTCGTACGCCGACGGCGACGACATCAACGCCGTGGTGGCCTCGGCGAAGTCCGGCATCAAGCGGCCGGCCGACCTCGCGGGCAAGCGGGTCGCGGTCAACAGCCTCGGTGCCGCCGGCGATGTGACGATCATGGCGGCGGTCGAGAAGGACGGCGGCGACCCCAAGGCGATCAAGTTCGTCGAGGTGGCCTTCCCGGACGCCCCGGCCCAACTGGAGTCCGGCAACATCGACGCCGCCTGGGTGCCGGAGCCGTTCGTCACGCAACTGAAGGCCCGTGGGGACACCTTCGTCGTCGCGCCCTACCAGGCGGTGGTGCCCGGTCTGACCACCCTCACCACGATCACCACCAAGGAGCGCACGGAGAAGGACGCCGAGCTGGTCGAGGACTTCACGGCGGCGATGAAGAAGACGCTGCAGTGGGCCAACGACCCCGCCAACGTGGCACCGGTGCGGCAGGCCATCAAGGACAACCTGCAGCTGCCCCCACCGGTGGCCGACTCGGTGCGGCTCCCGGCCTTCGGGTGGGAGGTCGACCGGTCGAGCCTGCAGACGCTCGCCGAGCTCGCGCAGAAGTACAAGGTGCTCGACAAGCAACCGAACTTCGACCGTCTCATCCAGCAGAAGTAG
- a CDS encoding IclR family transcriptional regulator: MTSKVLAMLDAFSPTTPALTLSELARRSGLPVPTVHRRAAELVAWGALERGDDGRYRIGLRLWEVGSLAPRGLGLRELALPVMEDLYEVTHENVQLAVRQDLELVFIERISGRHAVPVLTRVGGRFALHATGVGLVLLAHAPVDVQEQVLAAPLERYTEMTVTDPRRLRRRLAEVRRVGYAVSDRQVTMDALSVAAPIRVPEGVVAAISLVVAHDRADPVALAPLVRAAGRALSRALGKTADR; this comes from the coding sequence GTGACGAGCAAGGTGCTGGCGATGCTCGACGCGTTCAGCCCGACCACCCCGGCGCTGACCCTGAGCGAGCTGGCCCGGCGCTCCGGGTTGCCGGTGCCCACTGTGCACAGACGGGCCGCGGAGTTGGTCGCGTGGGGGGCGCTGGAGCGCGGCGACGACGGGCGGTACCGGATCGGCCTGCGCCTGTGGGAGGTGGGTTCGCTCGCACCGAGAGGGCTGGGGTTGCGCGAGCTCGCGCTACCGGTCATGGAGGACCTGTACGAGGTAACCCACGAGAACGTCCAACTCGCCGTCCGGCAGGACCTCGAACTCGTCTTCATCGAACGGATCTCCGGGCGGCACGCGGTGCCCGTGCTCACCCGGGTCGGCGGCCGCTTCGCGTTGCACGCCACCGGAGTCGGGCTGGTGCTGCTCGCCCACGCGCCGGTCGACGTGCAGGAGCAGGTGCTGGCCGCGCCGTTGGAGCGGTACACCGAGATGACCGTCACCGACCCGAGGCGGCTGCGCCGCCGCCTCGCCGAGGTACGCCGGGTCGGGTACGCGGTCAGCGACCGCCAGGTCACGATGGACGCCCTCTCGGTGGCCGCGCCGATCCGCGTACCGGAGGGTGTGGTGGCGGCGATCTCCCTGGTGGTCGCCCACGACCGGGCGGACCCGGTGGCGCTGGCCCCGCTGGTGCGGGCGGCGGGCCGGGCGCTCTCCCGGGCACTGGGAAAGACTGCAGATCGTTGA
- the pobA gene encoding 4-hydroxybenzoate 3-monooxygenase: protein MRTQVGIVGAGPAGLMLSHLLHLRGIESVVLESRSRDHVEHRLRAGVLEQGSVDLLCRAGVGERLRREGLRHEGIELRFAGESHRVPMTELTGRAITVYGQQEVVKDLIAARLSAGGSLLFEAEAVRLDGLDTDSPVVHFRRDGRDEELHCDFVAGCDGFHGVSRGAVPDGMLTTYGRAYPFAWLGVLAAAPPAVHELIYANHERGFALYSMRSPELSRLYLQVAPDEDIAEWPDDRIWTELRARLETVPGWSLNEGPILEKSITPMRSFVVEPMRWERLFLAGDAVHIVPPTGAKGMNLALADVALLGDAFAAWYDEGRADLLDAYSATALRRVWRAQHFSWWMTSMLHRLERDDPYETKLQTATLRYVATSDAYATSLAENYVGLPEV, encoded by the coding sequence ATGCGTACCCAGGTCGGCATCGTCGGCGCCGGGCCGGCGGGGCTCATGCTGTCGCACCTGCTGCACCTGCGCGGGATCGAGTCGGTGGTGTTGGAGAGCCGCAGCCGCGACCACGTCGAGCACCGGCTACGGGCGGGGGTCCTCGAACAGGGCTCGGTCGACCTGCTGTGCCGCGCCGGTGTCGGTGAGCGGCTGCGCCGGGAGGGGCTGCGGCACGAGGGCATCGAGCTGCGCTTCGCCGGGGAGTCGCACCGGGTGCCGATGACCGAACTGACGGGACGGGCGATCACCGTCTACGGGCAGCAGGAGGTGGTCAAGGACCTGATCGCCGCCCGACTGTCGGCCGGCGGTTCGCTCCTCTTCGAGGCCGAGGCCGTCCGGCTGGACGGTCTCGACACCGACTCGCCGGTGGTCCACTTTCGACGTGACGGGCGCGACGAGGAGCTGCACTGCGACTTCGTGGCCGGGTGCGACGGGTTCCACGGGGTGAGCCGTGGCGCGGTGCCCGACGGGATGTTGACCACGTACGGGCGCGCGTACCCGTTCGCCTGGTTGGGGGTCCTCGCCGCCGCCCCGCCGGCGGTGCACGAGCTCATCTACGCCAACCACGAGCGGGGCTTCGCGCTCTACAGCATGCGCTCACCCGAGCTGTCCCGGCTGTATCTGCAGGTCGCGCCGGACGAGGACATCGCCGAGTGGCCGGACGATCGGATCTGGACGGAGCTGCGGGCGCGGCTTGAGACGGTGCCGGGGTGGTCGCTCAACGAGGGGCCGATCCTGGAGAAGTCCATCACGCCGATGCGCAGCTTCGTGGTGGAGCCGATGCGGTGGGAGCGGCTTTTCCTGGCCGGGGACGCCGTGCACATCGTCCCGCCCACCGGGGCGAAGGGGATGAACCTGGCCCTCGCCGACGTCGCGCTGCTCGGGGACGCCTTCGCCGCGTGGTACGACGAGGGGCGCGCCGATCTGCTGGACGCCTACTCGGCGACGGCGCTGCGTCGGGTGTGGCGGGCCCAGCACTTCTCCTGGTGGATGACGTCGATGCTGCACCGGCTGGAGCGCGACGACCCGTACGAGACGAAGTTGCAGACCGCCACGTTGCGGTACGTCGCCACCTCCGACGCCTACGCCACGAGCCTGGCGGAGAACTACGTGGGTCTGCCCGAGGTCTGA
- a CDS encoding ABC transporter ATP-binding protein, with the protein MPDRSALLRVEHLRKVYESATGTVEAIGDISFTMEAGELVCIVGPSGCGKTTLLKCLAGLLRPTSGVVEMDGAPVTGPSPAMAVVFQEYGRSLYPWLTVRGNVELPLRHKKLSRAQRHKLVVDALEAVGLAHAARSHPWQLSGGMQQRVAIARAIAYQPDVLIMDEPFAAVDAQTRADLEDLVRELHASRTISVVFVTHDIDESVYLGQRVLVLSTSPTWVQEDLAIDLPPERDQITTRALPRFTELRTHVYDQIQRAKRGQAEAPRSTR; encoded by the coding sequence GTGCCTGATCGGAGCGCCCTGCTGCGGGTGGAGCACCTGCGGAAGGTCTACGAGTCCGCGACGGGCACCGTCGAGGCGATCGGGGACATCAGCTTCACGATGGAGGCCGGCGAGCTGGTCTGCATCGTCGGGCCGTCCGGCTGCGGCAAGACCACCCTCCTGAAGTGCCTCGCCGGCCTGCTGCGACCCACCAGCGGCGTGGTGGAGATGGACGGCGCGCCGGTGACCGGACCCAGCCCGGCCATGGCGGTCGTGTTCCAGGAGTACGGTCGCAGCCTCTACCCCTGGCTGACGGTACGCGGCAACGTCGAGCTTCCGCTGCGGCACAAGAAGCTCTCCCGGGCGCAACGACACAAGCTGGTCGTCGACGCGCTGGAGGCGGTGGGTCTCGCCCACGCCGCCCGGAGCCACCCGTGGCAGCTCTCCGGGGGGATGCAGCAGCGCGTGGCGATCGCGCGGGCGATCGCCTACCAGCCGGATGTGCTGATCATGGACGAGCCGTTCGCGGCGGTGGACGCCCAGACGAGGGCCGACCTGGAGGACCTGGTCCGGGAACTGCACGCCAGCCGGACCATCTCGGTCGTCTTCGTCACCCACGACATCGACGAGTCGGTGTATCTGGGCCAGCGGGTTCTAGTATTGTCCACGTCGCCGACCTGGGTCCAGGAGGACCTCGCGATCGACCTGCCGCCGGAGCGCGATCAGATCACGACCCGCGCTCTGCCCCGTTTCACGGAACTGCGGACGCACGTCTACGACCAGATCCAGCGGGCCAAGCGCGGGCAGGCTGAGGCCCCGCGATCCACGCGGTGA
- a CDS encoding long-chain fatty acid--CoA ligase, which translates to MMHQHGIGAWLTKRRLKSPDKVALVHGDGSTLTYGEFADAADRIAAVLREWGVDKGDSVAYLGENSPEFLQVMFGAAQVGAVFVPVNTRLAAPEIAYLLADCDALVLIHDPDFAVPVAAAASTARTPHVVVTGEGTADRPGLAHLARSAAGITGHTDTAHRDPAAIVYTSGTTGRPKGAVLTHGNLTWVALNCVVDYDVVSTDVALMISPLFHVASLGMGALPVILKGATMVVEKGFEPGRALAQIERHGVTMLSGVPTTYQLMADHPTWASTDLSTLTKLTCGGSAVPARILNAYEQRGLSFSQGYGMTEASPGATALPATMTRVKQGSVGLPHFFTDVRITDATGAVLPTGAVGEIEVTGPNVFPGYHGLPEATAEAFTADGWFRSGDLGYLDSDGYLYISGRLKDMIISGGENIYPLEIEQLLTEVDGVTSAAVIGVPDERWGEVPWAIVTVREGAAVDTDTVRACLDGRIARYKLPKNVVIVDELPRTASGKVRKADLRTRFGA; encoded by the coding sequence ATGATGCACCAGCACGGAATCGGCGCCTGGTTGACCAAGCGCCGCCTCAAGTCCCCGGACAAGGTCGCCCTCGTCCACGGCGACGGCTCGACACTGACGTACGGCGAGTTCGCCGACGCGGCGGACCGGATCGCGGCGGTGCTCCGGGAGTGGGGCGTCGACAAGGGTGACTCCGTCGCCTACCTGGGTGAGAACAGCCCCGAGTTCCTTCAGGTGATGTTCGGGGCGGCGCAGGTGGGGGCCGTGTTCGTACCGGTCAACACCCGGCTCGCCGCACCGGAGATCGCGTACCTGCTCGCGGACTGCGACGCGCTGGTGCTGATCCACGATCCGGACTTCGCGGTGCCGGTCGCAGCCGCCGCGTCGACCGCCCGGACCCCGCACGTCGTCGTCACCGGCGAGGGCACAGCGGACCGCCCCGGGCTGGCTCACCTGGCGCGCAGCGCCGCCGGGATCACCGGCCACACCGACACCGCGCACCGGGATCCGGCGGCGATCGTCTACACGTCTGGCACGACCGGTCGGCCCAAGGGTGCCGTGCTGACCCACGGCAACCTCACCTGGGTGGCGCTCAACTGCGTGGTCGACTACGACGTCGTCTCCACCGATGTCGCGCTCATGATCTCGCCGCTGTTCCACGTCGCCTCGCTCGGGATGGGCGCGCTACCGGTCATCCTCAAGGGCGCCACGATGGTCGTGGAGAAGGGCTTCGAGCCGGGCCGCGCGCTGGCGCAGATCGAGCGGCACGGGGTCACCATGCTCAGCGGGGTGCCGACCACGTACCAGTTGATGGCCGACCATCCCACCTGGGCGTCGACTGACCTGTCGACGCTGACGAAGCTCACCTGCGGCGGTTCGGCGGTGCCGGCCCGCATCCTCAACGCGTACGAGCAGCGGGGTCTGTCGTTCTCGCAGGGTTACGGCATGACCGAGGCGTCGCCGGGCGCGACCGCGCTGCCCGCGACGATGACCCGCGTCAAGCAGGGCAGCGTCGGTCTGCCGCACTTCTTCACCGACGTGCGGATCACCGATGCGACGGGTGCGGTGCTGCCGACCGGCGCTGTCGGCGAGATCGAGGTGACCGGCCCCAACGTCTTCCCCGGCTACCACGGGCTTCCGGAGGCGACGGCCGAGGCGTTCACCGCGGACGGGTGGTTCCGCTCCGGCGACCTGGGCTACCTGGACTCCGACGGCTACCTCTACATCTCCGGCCGGCTGAAAGACATGATCATTTCGGGGGGCGAGAACATCTACCCGCTCGAAATCGAACAGCTCCTCACCGAGGTCGACGGGGTGACCTCGGCGGCGGTCATCGGGGTCCCGGACGAGCGTTGGGGGGAGGTGCCGTGGGCGATCGTGACAGTGCGGGAGGGGGCCGCGGTGGACACCGACACCGTCCGGGCGTGCCTCGACGGCAGGATCGCGCGCTACAAACTCCCGAAGAACGTCGTCATCGTTGACGAGCTGCCGCGGACGGCGTCGGGGAAGGTGCGGAAGGCCGACCTGCGGACCCGTTTCGGCGCCTAG
- a CDS encoding ABC transporter permease, which yields MTAYTDRITATTRGRTVGARVATSVLHTVGLPALLLVLWGVVATRATSQFFPDPLTIAEAFRETWVGPAFVADVLPSLARLGLGVAVSIVLGIAAGTVIGLTHWLRELLEPLLEFLRAIPPPVLIPVAMLLLGITDTMKVVVIVSGAVWPILLNTIEGVRGTDSVMTETADSFQVSWWERLWFLVLPAASPRIMAGVRQALSVALILMVISEMFASSSGLGYRIAYFQRNYLIAEMWSGIVLLGLVGVFLAVAFGLVERRVLRWYHGIREVNRA from the coding sequence GTGACCGCGTACACCGATCGGATCACCGCCACGACGCGCGGCCGCACCGTCGGGGCCCGGGTCGCGACGAGCGTCCTCCACACCGTGGGGCTGCCGGCGCTGCTCCTGGTGCTCTGGGGTGTGGTGGCGACGAGGGCGACGAGCCAGTTCTTCCCCGACCCGTTGACGATCGCCGAAGCCTTCCGGGAGACCTGGGTCGGGCCGGCGTTCGTCGCGGACGTGCTGCCGAGCCTCGCCCGGCTCGGTCTCGGTGTCGCCGTGTCGATCGTGCTGGGCATCGCCGCCGGCACCGTCATCGGCCTGACCCACTGGTTGCGTGAACTGCTCGAACCGCTGCTGGAGTTCCTCCGGGCCATCCCACCGCCGGTGCTGATTCCGGTGGCCATGCTCCTGCTCGGGATCACCGACACCATGAAGGTGGTGGTGATCGTCTCCGGGGCGGTCTGGCCGATCCTGTTGAACACGATCGAGGGTGTCCGGGGCACCGACAGCGTCATGACGGAGACGGCCGACTCGTTCCAGGTGTCGTGGTGGGAGCGGCTCTGGTTCCTCGTGCTCCCGGCGGCCAGCCCACGGATCATGGCCGGGGTCCGGCAGGCCCTCTCGGTCGCGCTGATCCTGATGGTGATCTCCGAGATGTTCGCGTCGTCCTCCGGCCTCGGTTACCGGATCGCCTACTTCCAGCGCAACTACCTGATCGCGGAGATGTGGAGCGGCATCGTCCTGCTCGGTCTCGTCGGCGTCTTCCTCGCCGTAGCTTTCGGTCTCGTCGAACGGCGCGTCCTGCGCTGGTACCACGGAATCAGGGAGGTCAACCGTGCCTGA
- a CDS encoding ABC transporter permease codes for MPVFSTRRLRAIRKAVLGVVGLTGFLVVWQLIPTLGLVDPLYLPYVTDVLARLVEQLVDLAFWRRLGSTMTSWAIGLTVATLAAVVLGTVVGLVPFLRRATHTAVEFLRPIPSVALIPLAVLLFGIQMEAALVIIIYASFWQVFVQVIYGVADVDAVARDTARSFGLTRREQLSHLVLPTTLPYLMTGLRLAAAVALILAITAEMVIGNPGLGRMIELSRSAGDADGLYALVVVTGLLGLGVNLVFRFVERRVLSWHQSVRGEEVR; via the coding sequence ATGCCCGTGTTCTCCACCCGACGCCTGCGCGCGATCCGCAAGGCGGTGCTGGGCGTCGTCGGCCTGACCGGCTTCCTCGTCGTCTGGCAGCTGATCCCGACGCTGGGCCTGGTCGACCCGCTCTACCTGCCGTACGTGACCGACGTGCTGGCCCGGCTCGTCGAGCAGCTCGTCGACCTCGCGTTCTGGCGGCGGCTGGGCAGCACCATGACGTCCTGGGCGATCGGTCTGACGGTGGCGACGCTCGCCGCGGTCGTCCTCGGGACCGTCGTCGGGTTGGTGCCGTTCCTGCGGCGCGCCACCCACACGGCCGTCGAGTTCCTGCGCCCGATCCCGTCGGTCGCCCTCATCCCGCTCGCCGTGCTGCTGTTCGGCATCCAGATGGAGGCCGCCCTCGTCATCATCATCTACGCGTCGTTCTGGCAGGTGTTCGTGCAGGTGATCTACGGTGTCGCCGACGTCGACGCGGTGGCCCGGGACACCGCCCGCAGTTTCGGTCTGACCCGGCGGGAGCAGTTGTCGCACCTCGTCCTGCCGACCACCCTGCCGTACCTCATGACGGGTCTGCGGCTCGCCGCGGCGGTCGCGCTCATCCTGGCCATCACCGCGGAGATGGTGATCGGCAACCCCGGCCTCGGGCGCATGATCGAGCTGTCCCGCTCGGCCGGAGACGCCGACGGCCTGTACGCGCTGGTCGTGGTCACCGGCCTGCTCGGGCTCGGGGTGAACCTCGTCTTCCGGTTCGTCGAGCGTCGGGTGCTGTCCTGGCACCAGTCCGTACGAGGAGAGGAGGTGCGGTGA
- a CDS encoding amidohydrolase family protein produces the protein MYQPAIDLDTVTAIDMHVHIEVDDHGHGSLPEPLVAAASAYFRTDGPRPAVGEVARYYRERRMAAVVFTVDARTQLRHQPLSSADIARAAAEHADVLIPFGSVDPRTGEAALDLATRLIEDEGVRGFKFHPTVQGFDPSHDEYAPLWGLLERAGVPALFHTGQTGIGAGTPGGYGLRLGLSNPILLDPIAADFPDLQIIMAHPSVPWQDEALSVATHKHNTWIDLSGWSPKYFPAELVRYANSVLKRRVLFGTDYPLLTPDRWLRDVQTTDLKPDVLPGILKDNAARLLGLAR, from the coding sequence ATGTACCAGCCCGCGATCGACCTCGACACGGTGACGGCGATCGACATGCACGTGCACATCGAGGTCGACGACCACGGCCACGGCTCACTGCCGGAACCTCTCGTGGCGGCGGCGTCGGCGTACTTCCGGACGGACGGCCCACGACCGGCGGTCGGTGAGGTGGCGCGGTACTACCGCGAGCGGCGCATGGCGGCGGTCGTCTTCACGGTGGACGCGCGTACCCAGCTGAGGCACCAGCCGCTGTCGAGCGCCGACATCGCCCGCGCGGCGGCCGAGCACGCCGACGTGCTCATCCCGTTCGGCTCGGTCGATCCGCGCACCGGGGAGGCGGCCCTCGACCTCGCCACCCGGCTGATCGAGGACGAGGGTGTACGCGGCTTCAAGTTCCACCCCACCGTGCAGGGTTTCGACCCGAGCCACGACGAGTACGCACCGCTGTGGGGCCTGCTCGAACGCGCGGGCGTCCCGGCGTTGTTCCACACCGGGCAGACCGGCATCGGCGCGGGCACCCCCGGCGGCTACGGCCTGCGGCTCGGCCTGTCCAATCCGATCCTGCTCGACCCGATCGCGGCGGACTTCCCCGACCTGCAGATCATCATGGCCCATCCGTCGGTGCCCTGGCAGGACGAGGCGTTGTCGGTCGCCACGCACAAGCACAACACCTGGATCGACCTGTCCGGCTGGAGCCCGAAGTACTTCCCGGCGGAGTTGGTGCGCTACGCCAACTCGGTGTTGAAGCGACGGGTGCTCTTCGGCACCGACTACCCCCTGCTCACCCCCGACCGGTGGCTGCGCGACGTGCAGACGACCGACCTCAAGCCGGACGTGCTCCCGGGAATCCTCAAGGACAACGCGGCCCGCCTGCTGGGCCTCGCCCGGTGA
- a CDS encoding PaaX family transcriptional regulator C-terminal domain-containing protein, whose protein sequence is MGSRQPKQLLLAFFGEHVVDGVTGPIRASVLITVLEGADVAAPATRATLDRLVHSGILARSRSGRETLFSLTEHGVAVLREAKHRVRGPRPFDPQGSGWTLVTFSIPEGQRTLRHRLRSTLTWEGFAPIRDGLWLAPGEVDLAGSLEPLRQDLAPNTVVAFHARELAGFPIGESVRAAWDIEAIRRAHLAFIEVWDDPSAATMASSALTVRTMLVADWLALLRADPRLPAEFMDAAWPATRSVETYRRMHEKLAAASAAEFADLVAARPATRRRNGSAGRPSAPSPTPSAAARQR, encoded by the coding sequence GTGGGTAGTCGTCAGCCGAAGCAGTTGTTGCTCGCCTTCTTCGGCGAGCACGTCGTCGACGGCGTCACCGGCCCGATCCGCGCGAGTGTCCTGATCACCGTGCTGGAGGGTGCCGACGTCGCGGCGCCGGCCACCCGGGCGACCCTCGACCGTCTCGTGCACAGCGGCATCCTGGCCCGCAGCCGCAGTGGCCGGGAGACCCTGTTCTCGCTGACCGAGCACGGCGTCGCGGTGCTGCGCGAGGCGAAGCACCGGGTGCGCGGGCCGCGCCCGTTCGACCCGCAGGGCAGCGGGTGGACGCTCGTCACCTTCTCGATCCCGGAGGGTCAGCGGACGCTACGGCACCGCCTGCGCTCGACCCTCACCTGGGAGGGCTTCGCGCCGATTCGGGACGGGCTCTGGCTCGCGCCCGGCGAGGTCGACCTGGCCGGGTCGTTGGAGCCGCTGCGGCAGGATCTCGCGCCCAACACCGTCGTCGCCTTCCACGCCCGCGAACTCGCCGGGTTCCCGATCGGCGAGAGCGTGCGCGCGGCGTGGGACATCGAGGCGATCCGACGCGCGCACCTCGCGTTCATCGAGGTGTGGGACGACCCGTCGGCGGCGACCATGGCGTCCAGCGCCCTGACCGTACGGACGATGCTGGTGGCGGACTGGCTCGCGCTGCTGCGCGCCGACCCGAGGCTGCCGGCCGAGTTCATGGACGCGGCGTGGCCCGCCACGCGATCGGTGGAGACCTACCGCCGGATGCACGAGAAGCTGGCCGCGGCGTCCGCGGCGGAGTTCGCCGACCTCGTCGCCGCCCGGCCCGCGACTAGGCGCCGAAACGGGTCCGCAGGTCGGCCTTCCGCACCTTCCCCGACGCCGTCCGCGGCAGCTCGTCAACGATGA